The Bicyclus anynana chromosome 4, ilBicAnyn1.1, whole genome shotgun sequence genome window below encodes:
- the LOC112049171 gene encoding nitric oxide-associated protein 1 produces MWYSVRNIWRLYRKKFSPRLNHSKATENDVRFQKKDFKDLLQQHKDKIVFSSYLEYEKLQLGYYKYYVKTLRKAKETETKEFRERSLPPLPLSLKYYVEKERIAEDEIEQKYEEPEKSFQLPFANTTRINIQDETMTQEQQSSDVEFDKSNVQKWMTNYEQFDDTKLVSATDEESDDEVVENEWCKHYGTPDATVAVSQVPCGGCGALLHCNDPAIPGYLPSELFKGTEIEELKTMECQRCHFLQEYNIALDVTVQPEEYEKLLKSIRHVKSLVLLMVDLTDFPCSIWPGIVDIIGTNRPIFIVANKVDLLPGDSIGYLKRIRESLLTEIKKTKLGEANIKYIALISAKTGFGVEELISAMFKLWLYKGDVFLVGCTNVGKSSLFNALLQSDYCKVHAVDIVKRATVSRWPGTTLNLLKFPINRPSGWKIRQRSNRLLSEAKLIKVENEIRNEQLSGKKVAAAPSLLGHIGRTFSEHIAMDDNFAGKQHKLTVLDENHELFRKSKWLYDTPGVVHPDQVLSLLSTEELLLTIPKTLIRPQTYYLFEGMSILIGGLARIDLLDTAEPCRLTIFCSETLPVTVVTTANADDLYNTFIGTELFAVPLGGSERLRNWPGLKNKQFKFTGEGPKICCGDVVLSSIGWVSITAKKDSICTIEAWTPQGRGIHKRQPSVLPYSINLKGKRIQGTPAYMVGKVYTGDES; encoded by the exons ATGTGGTATTCCGTGCGCAATATATGGAGGTTATATCGAAAGAAATTCTCACCCCGTTTAAATCATTCTAAAGCCACAGAAAACGATGTTCGATTCcaaaaaaaagatttcaaagATCTGCTACAACAACACAAggataaaatagtttttagttCGTATTTGGAATATGAGAAATTGCAATTGggttactataaatattatgtgaAAACTCTCAGAAAAGCAAAAGAGACTGAAACGAAAGAGTTTCGTGAGAGAAGTTTACCACCTCTGCCTTTGTCCTTGAAATATTATGTAGAGAAAGAAAGGATTGCAGAGGATGAAATCGAGCAAAAGTATGAAGAACCAGAGAAATCCTTCCAATTGCCATTTGCAAACACAACTCGTATTAACATTCAGGATGAAACAATGACTCAAGAACAGCAGAGCTCTGATGTAGAGTTCGACAAATCTAATGTACAGAAATGGATGACAAATTATGAGCAATTTGATGATACAAAACTGGTTTCTGCTACGGATGAGGAAAGTGATGATGAGGTTGTTGAAAATGAATGGTGCAAGCATTACGGCACTCCAGATGCTACAGTAGCTGTCAGCCAG GTACCCTGTGGAGGTTGTGGGGCTCTCCTGCATTGCAACGACCCCGCCATACCAGGCTATCTACCAAGTGAACTGTTCAAGGGCACGGAGATTGAGGAGCTGAAGACCATGGAGTGTCAGCGATGTCACTTCCTCCAGGAATATAATATTGCTTTGGATGTCACTGTACAGCCTGAGGAATATGAGAAACTTCTAAAGTCAATTAG ACATGTGAAGTCCTTGGTTTTGCTGATGGTGGACTTGACTGACTTCCCCTGCTCTATCTGGCCTGGGATAGTTGACATCATAGGCACTAACAGACCCATTTTTATAGTTGCAAACAAG GTGGACCTTCTCCCAGGTGATAGTATTGGTTACCTCAAACGTATCAGAGAGTCCCTTCTTACAGAAATCAAGAAAACAAAATTAGGTGAAGCAAATATCAAGTATATAGCATTGATATCAGCTAAAACAGGTTTTGGTGTTGAGGAACTAATCTCTGCCATGTTCAAGCTTTGGCTGTATAAAGGAGACGTTTTTCTAGTGGGCTGTACCAATGTGGGGAAGAGTTCACTGTTCAATGCTCTTCTTCAGTCAGACTACTGCAAAGTGCATGCAGTGGATATTGTCAAAAGAGCCACAGTCAGCAGGTGGCCAGGAACCACACTGAACCTTTTGAAGTTTCCCATTAACAGACCATCTGGTTGGAAAATTCGTCAGAGAAGTAACAGATTATTATCTGAAGCTAAGTTAATAAAGGTAGAGAATGAGATACGTAATGAACAGTTATCAGGGAAAAAAGTTGCAGCAGCCCCTTCATTACTAGGTCACATTGGCAGAACATTCTCAGAACATATTGCTATGGATGACAATTTTGCAGGAAAACAACACAAGTTGACAGTATTAGATGAAAATCACGAACTTTTCAGGAAAAGCAAATGGTTGTATGATACGCCGGGGGTAGTTCATCCAGATCAAGTTCTGTCACTTTTGAGTACAGAAGAATTGTTGTTGACCATTCCTAAAACGCTAATTAGGCCTCAAACTTATTACTTGTTCGAAGGGATGAGTATTCTCATAGGTGGGTTGGCACGAATAGATCTTCTGGACACAGCAGAGCCCTGTCGGCTTACGATATTTTGTTCAGAAACCCTTCCAGTGACTGTAGTGACTACTGCAAATGCTGATGATCTGTACAACACATTTATTGGTACAGAATTATTTGCAGTTCCTTTGGGGGGTTCAGAGAGACTAAGAAATTGGCCTGGGTTGAAAAATAAGCAGTTCAAGTTTACTGGAGAAGGTCCCAAGATTTGCTGTGGTGATGTAGTGTTATCTTCAATAGGGTGGGTGTCTATAACAGCTAAGAAAGACAGTATTTGTACTATAGAGGCTTGGACTCCACAAGGGAGAGGTATCCACAAACGACAACCTTCAGTGTTGCCATATTCCATTAATTTAAAAGGCAAGAGAATTCAAGGCACACCAGCTTATATGGTTGGAAAAGTATACACAGGTGATGAATCTTAG